Genomic DNA from Pistricoccus aurantiacus:
ACGGGGCAGGCGTCGCTCCACAGCATATCCCCCAGCTTGGCCAGCGCGGCCTGCGTCTGGACGAAGGGCGTCCCGGCCATGGATTGGGGCTTTCCATTCTGCGTCAACTGATCGAGCAATATAGCGGCAGGCTCTGCTTCGAGACTGCCAAGACCGGTGGCTTGGAAGTGATCGTCATTCTACCCACATAGTAATACCGCACGTCCGCACTCAGCATGGATTCAGCTTGCTCCGGCATGATGTGGCCAAACAACGTCCTTTTTGGCTACAGGAGTCCTGCATGGCTACCACGAAGCCGCTTGAGCTTCCCGGTTTATCGCGTCGTCAACTGCTCAAGGGCGCCTCCGCCCTGGGGTTGAGTACCGCCGCCCTCGGATTGCGCCCGGTCTGGGCCAATCCCTGGGGGCAAACCCATTCCTATGCCCAAGGCACGGCTATCGGACCCAACGTTTCCTTGGCGATTCGCCGCGAATCTTTGCCAGTCGCCGGCCAATCGGCGCGGCCCATTACCATCAACCACTCAAGCCCCGGGCCCTTGATCCGCCTGCGGGAAGGCGAAGACGCGGTGCTGAGCGTCACCAACCTGCTCGACGAGGATACATCCATTCATTGGCACGGCATGATCCTGCCCCCGAGCATGGATGGTGTACCCGGGGTCAGCTTTGCCGGCATTGCCCCCGGCGAAACCTTTACCTACCGCTTTCCGGTCCGCCAGCACGGCACCTACTGGTATCACAGCCACTCCGGCCTACAGGAGCAGCTTGGTCATGCAGGCCCGCTGATCATCGATGCACAGGAGCGCGAGCCGTTTCGTTACGAACGAGAGCATGTGGTACTGCTGACCGACTGGTCCTTCGAGGAACCGGCGGACATCTTTCGCCATCTGAAGCTGGGCGAAGGCTACTACAACTTCCAGGAACGCACCGTTGCGGACTTCTTCCGCGATGTGGAGAAAAACGGCTTTGCCGACACCGCCGCCCAGCGCGCCATGTGGGCCAAGATGCGCATGAGTTCCCGGGATATCGCCGATGTCACCGGTCACACTTACACTTATCTGATCAACGGCCATTCCCCCAGCGACAATTGGACTGCCCTGTTCAAGCCTGGTGAGACGCTGCGCCTGCGGGTGATCAATGGTTCGGCGATGAGCTACTTCGATGTGCGCATTCCCGGGCTCAAGATGACCGTGGTGGCCGCGGATGGCCAACCGGTACAGCCGGTGCCCGTCGATGAATTCCGCATTGGCATCGCCGAGACCTACGATGTGCTGGTCACCCCCCAGGAGGACAGCGCCTATACCTTGTTCGCCGAGTCCATGGACCGCAGCGGCCATGCTCACTGCACCTTGGCGACACGACTCGGCATGGTCGCCGCCATTCCGGAACGACGCCGGATCGCCGATCGCGGCATGGAAGCCATGGGTGCCCACGGCGGAATGGAGATGGCGGGCATGGATCATTCGGGCCTGTCAGGTATGCAAGGCATGGATCACTCGAGCATGTCAGGCATTCAGGACATGGACCATTCAAGCATGTCTGGTATGCAGGATATGGATCACTCGGGCATGTCGGGCATGCAGAACATGGCCTCCGGTGAAACCACCGGCCTATTGCCCGTGGGTGCCGCCCAGCCTGGCTCACGCTACGATCAGCCGGGTATCGGGCTCGATCCCAGGGAGCGCCGGGTGCTGGTCTATCGCGATCTCAGGGCTTTTGCCCCCTGGCCGGACCGACGCCCGCCGAGTCGCGAACTGGAGCTTCTCCTGACCGGCAATATGGAGCGCTACATGTGGTCCTTCGATGGCAAGAAATTCAGTGAGGTCGACGGCCCCATTCGCTTCTACAAGGACGAGCGGCTGCGATTGATTCTGTTCAACGACACCATGATGGAACACCCCATTCACCTGCACGGCATGTGGATGGAGCTGGAAAACGGCGCCGGTGAACTGATTCCCCGCAAGCACACCCTGAACGTCAAGCCCGGCGAGCGGGTCTCCGCCCTGATCACCGCGGACGCGGAAGGCAGCTGGGCCTTCCATTGCCACCTGCTCTATCACATGGATGCCGGCATGTTCCGGGTCGTCAAGGTCGCTTGAGGAAACGTCATGAAATCAGGAAACGCATTTATCGGTGCCGGCACCTTGCCGGTCGTGCTGACCACTCTGCTGACCGCCACCCCAGCCACGGCCCAGGAAGGCTATGATGCGCCGGCCAGTTGGCCATCGCCGATCACCGAACACCCGATTGCCACGCTCTTGGTCGATCGTCTGGAATACGCCTCGCCGGACAAGGGCAAGGACGCCCTGGTCTGGGACTTCCAGGCCTGGTACGGCGGCGACGTCAATCGGCTGTACCTAGAAGGTGAAGGCGAAAATGCCCAAGGAGACGGTGAAGACGCGGAGTTCGAAAGCCTGGACCTTCTGTATAGCCGCCTGATCGCCGACTTCTGGGAGCTGCAGGGCGGTATCGGCTATCAGGGAGGTATCGCCTCGAACGACCATCCCGAACGCTACTTTGGCGTCATCAGCCTGCTCGGCTTCGCCCCCTACCGCTTCGAGACCGATCTCGATTTGCGCGTCAGCGACGAAGGCGATGTCTCCGCCAGCCTGGAAAGCGAATACGACCTACGCCTCACGCAGCGAATGTTCCTGCAACCACGTCTGGAGGTCGTCGCCGCCGCAAGTGAAGTCCCGGAATTTGGCGTGGGTGAAGGACTGAATACGCTACGCACCGGTATGCGCCTTCGTTATGAAATATCCCGCAAGTTCGCCCCTTACATCGGTGGCTACTGGCAGAAAGCCTACGGCGATACGGCGGACCTGGCCCGGGCCGCTGGGGATGCCACGGAAGATACCGGCATCGTCGTCGGCGTCCGAATGTGGTTCTGACGTTTATCAAGCAAAGCGTACACCATCAGGTTCGAGCCTTTGGTGGCTCGCCCTTTGGATGCGAATTTTCCAGATATTCAGCTTGGTTTCAGCTACACAGCCTACGTTCAACGTCAGGGGGAGGAGAAAACGCAGTTGACGAGACAAGAAGAGGAACTAGTCGAAAGATCGAACGTATAAAAAAAGGAGAAGCGCGAAAAAGCCAGCTTTGCGTGATGTGGAGACGCCCTGCACCAAGGAGGTACTAGCATGTTATCCAAAGAAATGTTTAAGCAGCTCGGTATCATCGGCGTGGCCTGTGTGAACTGGACCCCGAAATTTGGACAGGTGCCTAAGCTCTGATTCATCATCTCCCTCAGGAGGAGAATCATGAGCAAGAAACGCCAACAGTACAGCGCTTCATTCAAGTCCAAGGTTGCCCTGGCCGCTCTCAAGGGTGACCAGACCACTTCCGAGATCGCCGCCCGTTTCCAGATCCATCCGACCATGGTCAGCACCTGGAAACGCGAGCTGCTGGAAAATGCCCCTGACCTCTTCGAAGGCAAGAAGAAGGCTGGCAAGCCGTCCAACGAGCCCAACACCGATGAACTCTATCGCGAGATCGGCCGGTTGACGGTGGAACGCGATTTTTTATCGCGCAAGCTCGATCAGTAAGTCGTCGACGCCGGTTGGCGATGATCGAGCGCGACCACCCTGATATCAGCATGACGCGCCAATGTGAATTGCTCAAATTGAGCCGCTCATCGGTGTACTACCGTCCTCGGCAACAGCGTCAGAAGGATTTGAATCTCATGTATCTACTTGATCAGCAACATCTGGAAACGCCGTATTACGGGTCTCGCAAAATGCGGGCGTTCCTGCAGCGCCAGGGCTATCAGGTAAACCGCAAGCGAGTCCAGCGACTGATGCGCACCATGGGCCTGCAGGCGGTATACCCGCGTCCGAGAACCAGCATTCCCGGCGAGGGGCACAAGGTTTATCCCTACCTGCTCAAAGGGCGCCGGATCGACCGGCCCAACCAGGTGTGGGC
This window encodes:
- a CDS encoding copper resistance system multicopper oxidase gives rise to the protein MATTKPLELPGLSRRQLLKGASALGLSTAALGLRPVWANPWGQTHSYAQGTAIGPNVSLAIRRESLPVAGQSARPITINHSSPGPLIRLREGEDAVLSVTNLLDEDTSIHWHGMILPPSMDGVPGVSFAGIAPGETFTYRFPVRQHGTYWYHSHSGLQEQLGHAGPLIIDAQEREPFRYEREHVVLLTDWSFEEPADIFRHLKLGEGYYNFQERTVADFFRDVEKNGFADTAAQRAMWAKMRMSSRDIADVTGHTYTYLINGHSPSDNWTALFKPGETLRLRVINGSAMSYFDVRIPGLKMTVVAADGQPVQPVPVDEFRIGIAETYDVLVTPQEDSAYTLFAESMDRSGHAHCTLATRLGMVAAIPERRRIADRGMEAMGAHGGMEMAGMDHSGLSGMQGMDHSSMSGIQDMDHSSMSGMQDMDHSGMSGMQNMASGETTGLLPVGAAQPGSRYDQPGIGLDPRERRVLVYRDLRAFAPWPDRRPPSRELELLLTGNMERYMWSFDGKKFSEVDGPIRFYKDERLRLILFNDTMMEHPIHLHGMWMELENGAGELIPRKHTLNVKPGERVSALITADAEGSWAFHCHLLYHMDAGMFRVVKVA
- a CDS encoding copper resistance protein B gives rise to the protein MKSGNAFIGAGTLPVVLTTLLTATPATAQEGYDAPASWPSPITEHPIATLLVDRLEYASPDKGKDALVWDFQAWYGGDVNRLYLEGEGENAQGDGEDAEFESLDLLYSRLIADFWELQGGIGYQGGIASNDHPERYFGVISLLGFAPYRFETDLDLRVSDEGDVSASLESEYDLRLTQRMFLQPRLEVVAAASEVPEFGVGEGLNTLRTGMRLRYEISRKFAPYIGGYWQKAYGDTADLARAAGDATEDTGIVVGVRMWF
- a CDS encoding IS3 family transposase (programmed frameshift); amino-acid sequence: MSKKRQQYSASFKSKVALAALKGDQTTSEIAARFQIHPTMVSTWKRELLENAPDLFEGKKKAGKPSNEPNTDELYREIGRLTVERGFFIAQARSVSRRRRLAMIERDHPDISMTRQCELLKLSRSSVYYRPRQQRQKDLNLMYLLDQQHLETPYYGSRKMRAFLQRQGYQVNRKRVQRLMRTMGLQAVYPRPRTSIPGEGHKVYPYLLKGRRIDRPNQVWAADITYAPLARGFMYLVAIMDWHTRKVLSWRVSNTLDADFCVDALEEALQRHGTPEIFNTDQGVQFTSEAFTDVLKHHGIRISMDGKGCYHDNIFVERLWRSVKHECIYLTAFEDGRHLRQALNRYFRHYNQERFHQSHDYQTPDEVYYQPSVTLAA